A single genomic interval of Osmia lignaria lignaria isolate PbOS001 chromosome 9, iyOsmLign1, whole genome shotgun sequence harbors:
- the LOC117602871 gene encoding vesicle transport protein GOT1B, with protein sequence MFEITDTQKIGVGLAGFGISFLFLGVLLLFDKGLLAIGNILFISGLACVIGPRRTLNFFFQKHKIKASISFLGGIIVVLMGWPIVGMILETYGFVLLFSGFLPVAINFLRRVPLLGTILNMPGLSRILDMIAGDSNRTTV encoded by the exons ATGTTTGAGATTACAGATACACAAA aaattggaGTGGGCCTAGCTGGATTTGGAatatccttcctttttcttgGAGTTTTACTGCTTTTTGACAAAGGTCTTCTTGCTATTGGAAAT ATCCTGTTTATATCTGGATTAGCATGCGTTATTGGACCAAGGAGAACTCTAAACTTCTTTTTTCAGAAACATAAGATAAAAGCTAGTATCTCATTTCTAGGAGGTATTATTGTAGTCCTTATGGGTTGGCCTATTGTAGGCATGATCTTAGAAACATATGGTTTTGTATTATTATTCAg TGGTTTTCTACCAGTAGCAATAAACTTTTTACGGAGAGTACCTCTTTTGGGTACCATTTTAAATATGCCAGGTTTAAGTCGAATTCTTGATATGATAGCAGGGGATTCGAATAGAACGACTGTATGA
- the LOC117602743 gene encoding uncharacterized protein LOC117602743: MTPMVPLILSTLLLAITCSLFCSASGDGGPNSPIFNVDNTALEKNLAAIFNKVAHSSATTKRSVPAYDAQVSASTTLSTVPSPLTTTTTTTTTTTTTTTATPSIPSARYPPVPRATVSPVFRELPSYAPPSRALFTPPLPPEYLHPFANKPTLRGTNSDAHSGLKRPVPPPSGTPAHERIPIRPPDLQAPSQIPERHSHSRNKPLNTPSKEQNIVESSELDRRNNTNEFVPTLHYPSISRILSGSNGRKQDIPEILLKPLATKTPPQNAPVAPTTEKMTTLSTTTSRTPSTLDSSKSVTQPTIFNLPNTRRHDDDGYHGLRNENGFKTENIEIVDTERLPYPQPQPPAPAPKRPDESGDHIVPQVDTHHPLESTWRIAWFLHVYVAAILFTLMALYSIYKIVRFNEATNLLTQSYFLTVHLLLTTVCTLRCFHLFYDAYNLGHSLPEPLSRVLMYLPAPLLSTAFATLVLYLARCSEAPSLNNRFLTPAALLLFSTVHIVLCVSLHVSTHVLGYQDEAKILPLICQCIYIIVCVTLGLGYMYVYRVVRSQILLTNNKTAGANHIVGADPTTMALSTAITTSIATALLFILMGFVQLYGIFGNVQEQPQSYPWLWWGWQFSVRLLELTVCGLLAWVASLSQYPLREKQLQQHPVHSGFALFPCGSSTSTENMDDVLYPAICSTNQAIQNYTMRTGKQVYDDSFPLNTLPEHLNISGTFERHSIRKSGTMGHFPHEGRGSLNRHGNGIQTLRSSESRGRHTPVQGVHEQTATTGSTMLVAEDGFVRFRSLGAEDDELSDTPSVVGTHGRGSSLAGSVRFNARHPTLQHQHPHQHQHQHQHQHQHQHQHSLQHPHQSQHQAHHQLYINT, translated from the exons ATGACGCCGATGGTGCCCCTAATCCTGTCCACGCTATTGCTCGCGATCACCTGCAGCCTATTCTGCTCGGCCAGCGGCGATGGCGGACCGAACAGTCCGATATTCAACGTGGACAACACCGCGCTCGAGAAGAATCTGGCCGCGATATTCAATAAAGTCGCGCACAGCTCGGCGACGACGAAACGCAGCGTGCCTGCCTACGATGCTCAAGTTTCGGCCAGTACAACCCTGTCGACGGTACCGTCGCCTTtgacgaccacgaccacgaccacgacgacgaccaccaccaccaccaccgccaccccTTCGATACCATCGGCGAGGTATCCCCCTGTACCCAGGGCGACCGTGTCGCCGGTTTTTCGCGAATTACCTTCCTACGCTCCTCCGTCTCGCGCCCTCTTCACCCCTCCCCTCCCGCCCGAGTATCTGCATCCGTTCGCAAACAAACCAACGCTGCGGGGAACAAACTCGGATGCTCATTCCGGGCTGAAGAGACCGGTACCACCGCCCAGCGGTACGCCGGCTCACGAAAGGATACCCATCAGGCCGCCCGACCTGCAGGCACCTTCTCAAATCCCCGAGAGGCACTCGCATTCGAGGAACAAACCCTTGAACACCCCCAGCAAGGAGCAGAATATCGTAGAATCGAGCGAATTAGATAGAAGAAACAATACCAACGAGTTTGTACCTACGCTCCACTACCCTAGTATCTCGAGGATACTGTCGGGCAGTAACGGCAGGAAGCAGGATATTCCGGAGATACTTCTGAAGCCTTTAGCAACGAAAACTCCGCCGCAGAATGCCCCGGTTGCCCCTACCACCGAAAAGATGACCACATTGTCGACGACGACCAGCAGGACGCCCAGCACATTGGATTCCTCAAAGTCCGTCACGCAGCCGACGATCTTTAATCTGCCGAACACGAGGAGGCACGACGACGACGGTTATCACGGGCTGAGGAACGAGAACGGCTTCAAAACTGAGAACATAGAGATCGTGGACACGGAGAGATTACCGTATCCGCAACCACAGCCACCGGCGCCCGCGCCGAAACGACCGGACGAATCCGGTGACCATATCGTGCCGCAGGTCGACACGCATCATCCCCTCGAGTCCACTTGGAGGATCGCTTGGTTCCTTCACGTATACGTCGCGGCCATCCTCTTCACTTTAATGGCTCTATACTCGATCTACAAGATCGTCCGTTTCAACGAGGCAACGAATCTACTAACCCAGTCGTACTTCTTAACCGTTCATCTCCTTCTCACCACCGTCTGCACCCTGAGGTGCTTTCATCTATTTTACGACGCTTACAATCTAGGCCATTCGCTGCCGGAACCTCTGTCCCGAGTACTGATGTACCTACCGGCGCCATTGTTGTCCACCGCGTTTGCCACCCTGGTGCTCTACCTCGCTCGTTGCTCCGAGGCGCCGTCGTTGAACAACAGGTTCCTCACCCCAGCCGCCCTTCTACTATTCTCCACGGTCCACATCGTACTTTGCGTCTCCCTTCACGTGTCCACGCACGTGCTCGGCTATCAGGACGAGGCGAAGATACTACCGCTGATCTGTCAGTGCATCTACATCATAGTCTGCGTCACCCTGGGCCTAGGTTACATGTACGTCTATCGAGTGGTACGCAGTCAGATCCTGCTGACGAATAACAAAACGGCCGGTGCGAATCACATAGTCGGCGCTGATCCTACCACGATGGCATTGAGCACAGCCATCACCACCAGCATCGCTACCGCTCTTCTATTCATCCTGATGGGTTTCGTTCAATTGTACGGAATCTTCGGCAACGTTCAGGAACAACCGCAATCTTATCCCTGGCTATGGTGGGGCTGGCAATTCTCGGTCAGGTTACTGGAACTCACCGTATGCGGTCTTCTAGCCTGGGTAGCAAGTCTATCGCAGTATCCGTTGCGAGAGAAACAACTCCAACAACACCCGGTGCATTCCGGATTCGCTCTGTTCCCCTGTGGTAGCTCGACCTCCACCGAGAATATGGACGACGTGCTTTACCCCGCTATCTGCAGCACCAACCAGGCGATTCAGAATTACACGATGAGAACGGGCAAACAGGTTTACGACGATAGCTTTCCGTTGAACACGCTACCCGAGCATTTGAACATATCAG GTACTTTCGAGAGACATTCCATTCGCAAGTCAGGCACCATGGGCCATTTCCCGCACGAAGGTCGCGGCTCGTTAAACCGGCACGGTAATGGAATCCAAACTCTGAGAAGCTCCGAGAGTCGTGGTCGGCACACACCTGTGCAAGGTGTCCACGAGCAAACGGCGACCACCGGCTCGACGATGCTGGTCGCCGAGGACGGTTTCGTCAGGTTCCGAAGTCTCGGCGCGGAGGACGACGAGTTGTCGGATACACCGAGCGTGGTCGGCACTCACGGAAGAGGAAGTTCTCTGGCCGGAAGCGTAAGGTTCAACGCGAGACACCCAACGTTGCAGCATCAGCATCCTCATCAGCATCAGCATCAAcatcagcatcagcatcagcatcagcatcaACACTCGTTGCAACATCCGCACCAGAGTCAGCATCAGGCTCATCATCAGTTGTACATCAACACGTAA